One Candidatus Rokuibacteriota bacterium DNA segment encodes these proteins:
- a CDS encoding ABC transporter substrate-binding protein produces MTRALIALAAMLALLVARDAVAGVPTDQLRGSIDLVLKIVTDPELKKEARTAERRRRIRAVVNQIFDFTEISQRGLGRHWQARTPAEREQFVALFGDLLENAYITKIESYSGEKIQYPGDLIDGALAVVKTRIVTKQETEIPIDYRMFLNGGRWAVYDVSIEGISLIGNYRTQFNAVIQRSGYPDLVAKLKAKQDERPGAREAGRTEPVAPTAAAVKPHESP; encoded by the coding sequence ATGACCCGCGCGCTCATTGCCCTCGCCGCCATGCTGGCGCTTCTCGTGGCGCGCGACGCTGTCGCCGGCGTCCCCACCGACCAGCTCCGCGGGTCGATCGACCTCGTCCTGAAGATCGTCACGGATCCCGAGCTCAAGAAGGAGGCGAGGACGGCCGAGCGCCGGAGGAGGATCCGGGCGGTCGTCAACCAGATCTTCGACTTCACCGAGATCTCGCAGCGGGGCCTCGGGCGCCACTGGCAGGCGCGCACGCCCGCCGAGCGCGAGCAGTTCGTCGCGCTCTTCGGCGATCTCCTCGAGAACGCGTACATCACCAAGATCGAGAGCTACTCCGGGGAGAAGATCCAGTACCCCGGCGACCTCATCGACGGCGCCCTCGCGGTCGTCAAGACGCGGATCGTGACGAAGCAGGAGACGGAGATCCCGATCGACTACCGCATGTTCCTGAACGGCGGGCGCTGGGCCGTCTACGACGTGAGCATCGAGGGCATCAGCCTCATCGGCAACTACCGCACCCAGTTCAACGCGGTCATCCAGCGCTCGGGCTACCCCGACCTCGTCGCCAAGCTCAAGGCGAAGCAGGACGAGCGCCCCGGGGCGCGGGAGGCGGGGCGTACGGAGCCGGTCGCGCCGACCGCCGCGGCGGTGAAGCCGCACGAGTCGCCCTAG